The following proteins come from a genomic window of Drosophila sulfurigaster albostrigata strain 15112-1811.04 chromosome X, ASM2355843v2, whole genome shotgun sequence:
- the LOC133848832 gene encoding integumentary mucin C.1 → MMSYKTNATCCGGNNKCLNNMQLTTLTGNMLALMLLFTVVATHTTTTTRAPPELITISPPHWPICRLPPVCVARSPRVCGRTSDGMCRRFANICELLETNRSEPLGSRTWRHAPAKDCRRVREIGAQHEYWCYEDCPSAAVNCPRTSADAEICVRSRNQQVCKVVANRCQLLNNNCFSRPRHNWEQTDKGRCDRMQLGDKPHRCRALPQIVVTPATTTESTTTTSTTSTTTTTTTTTTTQRPTTSEPPKDNRTTTVRS, encoded by the exons ATGATGAGCTATAAAACCAACGCAACCTGTTGTGggggcaacaacaagtgtTTGAACAACATGCAGTTGACCACGTTAACAG GCAATATGCTCGCCTTGATGCTCCTCTTCACGGTGGTCGCCACGCACACCACGACGACTACGAGAGCACCACCGGAATTGATCACCATTTCGCCACCGCATTGGCCCATCTGCCGCTTGCCTCCGGTGTGTGTGGCACGGAGTCCTCGCGTCTGTGGCCGCACCTCGGATGGCATGTGTCGCCGCTTTGCCAACATCTGTGAGCTGCTCGAGACGAATCGTAGCGAGCCGTTGGGCTCTAGGACATGGAGACATGCGCCCGCCAAGGATTGTCGCCGTGTGCGTGAGATTGGAGCTCAACATGAGTATTGGTGCTACGAGGATTGCCCGAGCGCTGCAGTCAACTGTCCACGCACCTCAGCTGATGCGGAGATCTGTGTGCGATCGCGCAATCAGCAGGTCTGCAAGGTGGTGGCCAATCGCTGTCAGCTGCTGAACAACAATTGCTTCTCGCGGCCACGTCATA ACTGGGAACAGACGGATAAAGGTCGTTGTGATCGTATGCAGCTGGGCGACAAACCGCACCGCTGTCGTGCCTTGCCCCAAATTGTGGTgacgccagcaacaacaacggagtCCACCACAACAACCTCTACaacatccacaacaacaacaacaacaacaacgacgacaactcAGCGGCCGACGACTTCAGAGCCACCGAAGGATAATCGCACAACTACAGTCAGATCCTAG
- the LOC133849070 gene encoding uncharacterized protein LOC133849070, which yields MFKLTTCCLLLVALVAIAEASKKPTTPPCAGRCTRKDLAGRGTVCIRNARTNICTKLRACELRQRNCSLRDLGLPQLRQTSLARCGRVKGNTGSARCAAVRRRRTVRPTRGCAIANCRRQKPNSCWRTKSGRSEWISDCSARERNCRNKRRPDLQLARTADWVCRGPKKDKDIIVINKV from the coding sequence ATGTTCAAGCTTACCACTTGTTGTTTACTACTCGTCGCCCTTGTGGCCATCGCCGAGGCGAGCAAGAAGCCAACGACACCACCTTGTGCAGGACGTTGCACTCGCAAGGATTTGGCTGGCCGAGGCACAGTCTGCATACGCAATGCCAGGACGAACATCTGCACCAAGCTGCGTGCCTGCGAGCTGCGCCAACGCAACTGCTCCTTGAGGGATCTCGGCCTGCCCCAGCTGCGCCAGACATCGCTCGCTCGCTGCGGCCGTGTCAAGGGCAACACTGGCAGTGCTCGCTGTGCGGCagttcgtcgtcgtcgcaccGTTCGCCCCACCAGAGGCTGTGCGATTGCCAACTGCAGACGCCAGAAGCCCAACAGCTGCTGGCGCACAAAGAGTGGTCGCAGCGAGTGGATCAGCGACTGCAGTGCTCGGGAGCGCAACTGCCGCAACAAGAGGCGTCCAGACCTTCAGTTGGCACGCACCGCTGACTGGGTGTGCCGTGGCCCCAAGAAGGACAAGgacatcatcgtcatcaacaAGGTTTAA
- the LOC133847168 gene encoding chaoptin, with protein MCNGSNPNTATTAATLTNLLAKCTKSTSSHHSNSNNNNNNCNDIGSINASNCQQRSRMQVPTGAEVGVRVRVGVTVGVAELAGGNEEPQKQRAKRQNMQQEQEEKQQQQDDQEQQQQQQQQHNQRQHQQRQEQGHQIKQMAAGTNGEAVAVAAAKVHEHKHEFGRDQEQRRLNCNNVTRLQPQQQQQQKQRQQPRQQQHHLKLQQRSCPSMLLWLTLLATAAAAAATTTTATATATKPTATPSGAAAATLVQRSARSLSIGHNGLGSGISSSSIMGHSSSGSGIASGKTGNARELHYELSSGSGNLAAAAAAGAGGNGVGGGATGIECPSFDDSSACPCYKFEDGLFLECPGTTALSLRSTLERISAPIHSLSIYDFDRSVTSLSQDVIQPGVHIRHLQFSHSHLEALKESSLRNLRGSLESLSIVNGKLTQLPSRALSSLQKLTALDFDYNEIVRIDDYSFYGLRVSKLNIKGNRLQSIPENGFTGLEDCMQEIDVSENGLRTFPMLALRKLGHLRILRLSNNKISTFYGDIQLATNNASAAVATAAALQLPSLILLDLSSNQFSEIVHDCFRAFPQLQTLSFYANQIELVQPEAFKSLKELMSLDMSHNRIIALDPKVFDKNKRLQTVDLSHNHIHAISGVFSNLPQLREVFLSENNILELPADAFTNSTLVDVIYLESNGIAHIDPNVFSTLANLDHLYLRSNFIPLVPVTLFDKCIKLSSLSLDNNEIQDLEIGMFRKLEQLREVRLHNNRIRRVRKGVFEPLPSLQELHIQKNNIEDIEPGAFHTLRNMQHINLQDNQLTVLEDIFPEQNSSLLSIQLESNYLNKIHQRTFRQQQRIQIMWLRDNKLLKIDRSLFVDTPQLGRLYLSNNLIREIEKDTFGSLGALKFLDLSGNQLRQLRRDYFAALQNLEELSLAHNHIEAIEGYAFSRLKQLKSLDLSHNPLVQLTRDIFLEELPLITLNLRNTSLRKLELHTFKSLQNLNELNLERNQLNPADIQKLDVQSLRRLHLSHNNFSHVGMGGTMGGIMSGMFDKLRSLQQLSMANCSLTSIPDQLFAKNTNLVRIDLCDNQLTEMNRNIFSGLNVFKELRLCRNNLVEFPHIALYNLSTLETLDLARNQLISIDFFKLSGTLNLRQLILRDNKINSLSGFNAVNLTQLDNVDLSGNLLLSLPANFLRHSINLQRVDLSSNRFLQIPSSALSDVSIPRLSWLNLTGNPINKIYTVKEERYLYLKELYICQTNLSILTSKDFEAFQALQHLHLINNRITRISPGAFKSLTNLLTLDISVNELEMLPKERLQGLRLLRLLNISHNTLKDLDEFSGDLAQLQTLDLSFNQLDRISKKSFRNLHGLVELLLMGNRMTALSHDGFRYLRKLHLLDLRKNYFELVPLDPLKPLETNLRTLKLEENPLHCSCDAQKLWEWLRDHRKWSLSPTGGDNINYLRCEHPTELRGKVFGRMEPQQFCDAPLIPKMAIQDIQPYSVVVSWQSREHLGLTGFEIVYHATGDGLGSGPTERDQAKGHHHDIHRDWERDQDVDRDYERLHQSSDRDRERGERERLAQFAATDEIHGKRLNGTASSTKLTKLSPNTRYHICVIGTGNWLSEPLANALQRLHYNDSRDDLLLSGSVSASASSSNDVSLAAASQPLPEAYSPYLHLNEADNDSGQQHLQQHQQQQALIENSIVTDNVLHEVLKNSHFSACTDVQTLDSTPSLITDENGLSSNGFIHSILTRRLGLIVGCCLGIIVFIVMISVLSYVKLKKQRIENAKRQAAMPPEYISYRHFSIPNEELTRTAANVGNAAAAAAAAAQAAQAAAAAAAAASSAAAATSTTAATTMSSVPSGISGHISGTSLSTGTTTTTAATTPIGGVPLPMVKSGSRSPIAGIAGLVVADNIVADGAGNVVAVSTASPANSSNGGHAHSHTHTHNHSHTHAHNHNHNHHSHNHQQAAAAAAAAAHRQQNNNNGGVVGGYMAAGVVLNTNHLSVC; from the exons atgTGCAACGGCAGCAACCCAAACACGGCGACAACTGCTGCAACGCTCACAAACTTATTAGCGAAATGCACGAAGTCAACAAGCAgccaccacagcaacagcaacaacaacaacaacaactgcaacgacATTGGCAGCATCAACGCTAGCAATTGTCAGCAGAGAAGTCGCATGCAAGTGCCAACAGGAGCTGAAGttggagtcagagtcagagtcggagtcaCAGTTGGAGTTGCTGAGCTGGCAGGCGGCAACGAAGAGCCACAAAAACAACGAGCAAAACGTCAAAACATGCAGCAGGAACAGgaagagaagcagcagcagcaggacgaccaagagcagcagcagcagcagcagcagcagcataatcagcggcaacatcaacaacgTCAGGAACAAGGACatcaaataaagcaaatggCAGCGGGGACAAATGGAGAGGCAGTCGCCGTTGCGGCAGCCAAAGTACATGAACACAAACACGAATTTGGACGAGACCAAGAACAACGTCGTCtaaattgcaataatgttACCAGACTgcagcctcagcagcagcagcagcagaagcaacgacagcagccacgacagcagcaacatcatttgAAGCTGCAGCAACGTAGCTGTCCCTCGATGCTGCTGTGGTTGACGCTGctagcgacagcagcagcagcagcagctacaactacaacagcaacagcaacagcaaccaaaccaacagcaacaccttcaggagcagcagcagcaacacttgTTCAGCGCTCCGCCCGCTCGCTAAGCATCGGTCACAATGGTCTTGGCAGtggcatcagcagcagcagcatcatgggccacagcagcagtggcagtggcattGCCAGTGGCAAGACAGGCAATGCACGTGAATTGCACTACGAGctgagcagcggcagcggcaatctagcagcagcagcagcagctggagccgGCGGCAATGGCGTCGGCGGTGGAGCAACGGGCATCGAATGTCCCAGCTTCGATGATAGCTCGGCCTGTCCTTGCTACAAGTTCGAGGATG GCCTCTTCCTCGAGTGTCCGGGCACCACGGCGCTGTCGCTGCGCTCAACACTTGAACGCATCTCGGCTCCGATACACTCGCTGTCCATCTACGATTTCGATAGATCGGTGACCTCGCTCTCGCAGGACGTCATCCAGCCGGGTGTGCATATACGGCATCTGCAGTTCTCCCATTCGCACCTCGAGGCTCTCAAGGAGAGCAGTTTGCGTAATTTGCGCGGCAGCCTCGAGTCGCTCAGCATTGTCAATGGCAAATTAACGCAG CTGCCGTCACGTGCCCTGAGCTCCTTGCAAAAGCTGACAGCTCTGGACTTTGACTACAACGAGATCGTGCGCATCGACGACTACAGTTTCTATGGCCTGCGCGTGTCCAAGCTGAACATCAAAGGCAATCGCCTGCAGAGCATACCAGAGAATGGTTTCACCGGTCTCGAGGACTGCATGCAAGAGATCGATGTCTCCGAGAACGGACTGCGCACCTTTCCCATGCTCGCACTGCGCAAACTCGGACATTTGCGTATACTCCGATTGTCGAACAACAAGATCTCAACCTTCTATGGCGACATACAGCTGGCCACGAACAATGCTTCGGCTGCGGTGGCCACAGCAGCGGCATTGCAGTTGCCTTCCCTCATTTTACTCGATTTGAGTTCGAATCAATTCAGCGAGATTGTCCACGATTGCTTTCGCGCCTTTCCCCAACTGCAGACGCTCTCATTCTATGCGAATCAAATTGAACTGGTGCAGCCGGAGGCATTCAAGAGTCTCAAGGAGCTGATGTCATTGGATATGTCACACAATCGCATCATTGCACTCGATCCCAAGGTCTTCGATAAGAACAAGCGACTGCAGACTGTCGACTTGAGTCACAATCACATTCACGCCATCAGCGGCGTTTTCTCTAATCTGCCGCAGTTGCGTGAGGTGTTTCTCTCCGAGAACAATATACTCGAGTTGCCGGCGGATGCGTTCACCAACTCGACGCTGGTCGATGTCATCTATTTGGAGTCGAATGGCATTGCACACATCGATCCGAATGTGTTTAGCACGTTGGCTAACCTGGATCATTTGTATTTGCGCTCGAATTTCATTCCCTTGGTGCCCGTCACGCTCTTCGACAAGTGTATCAAGCtctcgtcgctgtcgctggaCAATAATGAGATACAGGATCTGGAGATTGGCATGTTTCGCAAGCTGGAGCAGTTGCGTGAGGTGCGACTGCATAACAATCGCATACGCCGGGTGCGCAAGGGCGTCTTTGAGCCGTTGCCCTCGTTGCAGGAGCTGCACATCCAGAAGAACAACATCGAGGACATTGAACCAGGAGCATTTCACACGTTGCGTAACATGCAACACATCAATCTGCAGGACAATCAATTGACCGTGCTGGAGGACATCTTCCCAGAGCAGAACTCATCGCTGCTGTCGATTCAACTGGAATCGAACTATCTGAACAAGATACATCAGCGCACGTTTCGCCAGCAGCAACGCATACAGATCATGTGGCTGCGCGACAATAAGCTGCTGAAGATCGATCGATCGCTGTTCGTGGACACCCCACAGCTGGGCAGGCTGTACCTGAGCAACAATCTCATACGTGAGATCGAGAAGGACACGTTTGGCAGTCTGGGGGCGTTGAAGTTTCTCGACCTGAGCGGAAATCAATTGCGGCAACTGCGTCGCGATTACTTTGCGGCCCTGCAGAACCTTGAGGAGCTGAGTCTGGCACACAATCACATTGAGGCCATTGAGGGTTATGCGTTCAGTCGCCTAAAGCAACTTAAATCACTGGACTTGTCCCACAATCCGCTTGTGCAATTAACGCGTGACATCTTTCTGGAGGAACTTCCGCTGATCACGCTCAATTTGCGCAACACTTCGCTGCGTAAGCTTGAACTACACACGTTTAAGTCGCTGCAGAACCTGAACGAATTGAATCTAGAGCGCAATCAACTGAATCCGGCGGACATACAGAAACTGGATGTACAGAGTTTGCGGCGTTTGCATTTATCGCACAACAACTTCAGTCATGTGGGCATGGGCGGCACCATGGGTGGCATCATGTCGGGCATGTTCGATAAGCTGCGCTCGCTGCAACAGTTGTCTATGGCCAACTGCAGTCTGACGAGCATTCCGGACCAACTCTTTGCCAAGAACACAAACCTCGTGCGCATCGATTTGTGTGACAATCAATTGACCGAAATGAATCGCAACATTTTCAGCGGCTTAAATGTGTTCAAGGAGTTGCGTTTGTGTCGCAATAATCTCGTCGAATTCCCGCACATTGCTCTGTACAATTTGAGTACATTGGAGACCTTGGATTTGGCGCGTAATCAACTGATCTCCATTGACTTCTTCAAGCTGAGTGGCACACTTAATTTGCGTCAACTCATTTTGCGTGACAACAAGATCAACTCGTTAAGTGGCTTCAATGCGGTGAACCTCACGCAACTCGATAATGTGGATCTCAGTGGGAatctgttgttgtcgctgcccGCCAACTTTTTGCGGCACTCGATCAATTTGCAACGCGTCGACTTGTCCAGCAATCGCTTTCTGCAAATTCCCAGTTCTGCTTTGTCCGATGTCTCCATACCGCGTTTGTCGTGGCTCAACTTGACCGGGAATCCCATCAACAAGATCTATACGGTCAAGGAGGAGCGTTATCTGTATCTGAAGGAGTTGTACATCTGCCAGACGAATCTCTCCATACTCACCTCGAAGGATTTCGAGGCATTCCAGGCACTGCAACATCTGCACTTGATCAACAATCGCATCACACGCATTTCGCCCGGTGCCTTCAAGTCGTTGACCAATCTGTTGACTCTAGACATAAGTGTCAACGAGTTGGAAATGCTGCCCAAAGAGCGTTTGCAGGGATTGCGTTTGCTGCGATTACTCAATATCTCACACAATACACTCAAGGATCTCGATGAGTTTAGCGGCGATTTGGCGCAGTTGCAAACGCTTGACTTGAGCTTCAATCAGCTGGATCGCATCTCCAAGAAATCGTTCCGCAATCTTCATGGCTTGGTGGAGCTGCTGCTAATGGGCAATCGGATGACGGCGTTGTCCCACGATGGTTTCCGCTATCTGCGCAAATTGCATCTGCTGGATCTTCGCAAGAATTACTTCGAGCTGGTGCCGTTGGATCCGCTGAAGCCGCTGGAAACCAATTTACGTACGCTCAAGCTAGAAG AGAATCCACTGCATTGCAGCTGCGATGCGCAAAAGCTGTGGGAATGGCTGCGGGATCATCGCAAATGGTCGCTATCGCCAACGGGCGGCGATAACATTAATTATCTGAGGTGCGAACACCCAACGGAGCTGCGTGGCAAGGTGTTTGGCCGCATGGAGCCGCAGCAATTTTGCGATGCCCCATTAATACCCAAAATGGCCATACAGGACATTCAGCCCTATTCGGTGGTCGTCTCCTGGCAGAGTCGCGAACATTTGGGTCTCACTGGATTCGAAATTGTTTACCATGCCACCGGCGATGGACTCGGCTCTGGGCCAACCGAGCGCGACCAGGCCAAAGGTCATCATCATGATATTCATCGCGATTGGGAACGCGACCAGGATGTCGATAGAGACTACGAGCGACTGCATCAGAGCAGCGACCGGGATAGGGAGCGAGGAGAACGTGAACGTCTGGCCCAATTTGCTGCCACGGATGAG ATACACGGCAAGCGTCTAAACGGCACGGCCAGCTCGACAAAGCTAACGAAATTGAGCCCGAACACGCGCTATCACATCTGCGTCATCGGCACCGGTAATTGGCTCTCGGAGCCTTTGGCCAATGCGCTGCAAAGGTTGCACTACAACGACTCAAGGGACGACTTGCTGCTGTCTGGTTCAgtctcagcttcagcttctaGCTCCAATGATGTCTCATTGGCAGCTGCCTCACAACCGCTGCCGGAAGCCTACTCACCGTATCTCCATCTCAACGAAGCGGACAACGACAGCGGACAGCAGCATctacagcagcatcaacagcagcaagcactCATCGAGAACAGCATTGTGACGGACAATGTACTGCACGAGGTGCTCAAAAATTCACATTTCTCAGCCTGCACCGATGTGCAGACACTCGACTCGACGCCCAGTTTGATTACGGATGAGAACGGACTGTCGAGCAATGGATTCATACACTCGATATTGACACGTCGCTTGGGTCTgattgttggctgctgtttgGGCATTATTGTGTTCATTGTGATGATCTCGGTGCTCAGCTACGTGAAGCTGAAGAAGCAGCGCATCGAGAACGCCAAGCGGCAGGCTGCAATGCCGCCCGAATACATTTCCTATCGTCACTTCAGCATACCCAACGAGGAGCTCACACGCACCGCAGCGAACGTTGGCaatgcggcagcagcagccgctgctgcggCACAAGCAGCTcaggctgcagcagcagcagccgcagcagcatcttcagcggcagctgcaacatcaacgacagcggcaacaaccATGTCGAGTGTGCCGAGTGGCATCAGTGGGCACATCAGCGGGACCAGCTTGAGCAccggcacaacaacaaccacagcggCCACAACACCCATTGGCGGAGTGCCGCTGCCGATGGTGAAGAGCGGCAGTCGCAGTCCCATTGCGGGCATTGCGGGATTGGTTGTTGCCGACAACATTGTTGCCGATGGAGCGGGCAATGTTGTTGCCGTCTCCACAGCATCGCCGGCCAACAGTAGCAATGGTGGACATGctcacagtcacacacacacacacaatcacagtcacacacacgcacacaatcacaatcacaatcatcATAGCCACAATCATCAGcaggcagcggcggcggcggctgcagCGGCGCATCGacagcagaacaacaacaacggcggaGTTGTCGGCGGTTATATGGCAGCTGGTGTTGTGCTCAATACGAATCACTTGAGTGTCTGTTAG